Proteins encoded by one window of Lathyrus oleraceus cultivar Zhongwan6 chromosome 1, CAAS_Psat_ZW6_1.0, whole genome shotgun sequence:
- the LOC127105319 gene encoding uncharacterized protein LOC127105319, with product MNATEQMQMLVNGLKIKTKQLIDTATGGSTNFSIATGIKKIIEAIPANEHMELYDRCQSKPEGVIDLKLETNKIHIKDTITAEVDKKLKAMNIASSSQAQGALPSATVTNPRKHNNVSTVITQSGKSDEVVEEGDEEEDQLIEVDLEIKENEVVREAVVAPKPVVKETIIEPKSVVKLPFPTRNKKKGQHEKTFEKFLELFKKLEINILLLEGMKIPIKKEDRGAVTIPCTIGDRSFNKALIDLGASVSLMTLSIYKKLGIGVVQDTR from the exons ATGAAtgcaactgaacaaatgcagatgcTCGTGAACGGTCTTAAAATAAAGACCAAACAGCTGATTGATACCGCAACCGGTGGTTCCACAAATTTTTCAATAGCCACTggtatcaaaaagatcattgAAGCTATTCCTGCTAATGAGCACATGGAGTTGTATGATAGGTGTCAAAGCAAGCCAGAAGGGGTTATAGATTTAAAGCTGGAAACTAATAAAATCCATATTAAAGATACTATAACTGCTGAAGTTGATAAGAAGCTGAAggcgatgaatatag CTTCgagttctcaagcacaaggtgcTCTACCTAGTGCAACCGTGACAAACCCTAGAAAGCATAATAATGTGAGCACGGTGATAACACAAAGTGGTAAATCTGATGAAGTTGTTGAGGAAGGGGATGAAGAGGAAGACCAATTGATCGAAGTGGACCttgagatcaaagaaaatgaagttgttaGGGAAGCAGTGGTAGCACCGAAACCGGTTGTGAAAGAAACAATCATTGAGCCCAAGTCGGTTGTTAAACTCCCTTTCCCCACTAGAAACAAGAAAAAAGGACAACATGAGAAAACCTTTGAAAAATTCTtagagttgttcaagaagctGGAGATTAACATTCTGTTGTTGGag GGTATGAAGATTCCAATAAAGAAGGAGGATCGAGGAGCTGTCACTATCCCATGTACTATTGGAGATAGGTCATTCAACAAAGCTCTTATTGATTtgggagctagtgtgagtctcaTGACATTATCTATTTACAAGAAGCTTGGTATAGGGGTTGTGCAAGATACCAGATGA